ATAACATTATACCATTTATTCGTGAGGGTAATTTCCCGTTGAAATGGCTCAAATTAACCATGCGTGGTGTActttattatcttatttttagtagTCTTCACGAAATTATGAAAATCACAGATGactgattataaatgtctatgagtgtatatttatatttcatatgtggttaaaataaataaataaaaaccggAACCGCGTTTCAATATGTGTTTTCATACTTGTAATACAATTCACCGCTGCCGCTCTCCCTATAATTTTTAATCTGTTAtacgcaagtaactgacaactaaCTAACATTTTGTATTATCGTTTGTTGCATACTCTCTGTTATGGAGAAATAATGACTGACGCTTATAGAAAGGCTTAGTGATAAGTTTATGCATTTTATATATCTGAAGCGATTGATACAAAATGATTAATTAAATATAAGTTTGATGATAATGAACAATTAACAcatacgtacatgtatatataaaacactGATTAATATACATGTGTCTGTGTAAGtgataataaacatttcattattgACAGCTTAGGAAACTTTGACATGTAATGCTATTACAATTTCCATTGCTAATGTTCAAATACAGTTCTAAGGTATCTATTCCTATAAACTGTAAGTCTCTATTGTGGAATGCAAAAATAACAGTTCTAAGTATTCTATTAACATTTTCTGAAGTTAGATTTAAAGAAATGTCTCAAAATAAATCAATAGGGAAATATTTCGTCCCTTGATTTACGAGTTCATTGAGCGGTCTGTAAGCGTTTAAGCTGACTTAGCCGCATCGGATCAATAATCATTCTTTAAACAAAAgcatttgaatgaatgaatgaatgaatgaatgaatgaaaagacagtagtataaaatcattttcatagAAAAGCTAACATGCATATCATTCGActttgtaaaacgataaaaatatAACAGAGTTTCGCCGAACTAGTGTTCATACAGCATGTCTTAATTAGTCATCGACTGTCATCATAGATATGACAAATGACTGGTATTTTTAACTATCATATCGGTTAGCGACGTACATGTCACCCACCAATTTGATAAACATCAACACATTTTGGATTAAAACATTATTCCTCTTGCTTACTAGCATCAGACACGAAGTTATCCCAGCCAGTCGGCCATTTGTTTGAAAGGTAACGACTGGTTCCCAGGTACCATACCACACTCGCTACATGGGCACATGACCCGACAGCACGTGCGCCGGCCTTACACTTGCAATACCAAGATGAGATTTTTTTACTGTAATACCCTATCCAACATTTATACTTAACAGCTGATGTATGCCTGCTTTGTAGTCTAGCTTGCAAAATACCAGGAACATCGCTACATACAGATAATGCATACGTGTCGTCACTCATATGTTCAGCTGTGTACGATTTAGCCAATTTTACAGTATACAGCCCTAATGTAATTCCGCGCACTTGTTCTTCTGACAATTTAGGAAAGTCAATAACTGCTGATTCTGTTACTTCTCGCCACTTTTGTTTCGTCCGGCTTTGAAGTTTTTCTTCTACTGTGTTTTGTAATTCGTTTTTCCTTTTAGCAATTTCGAACATTTTAGTGCCAAGTTCGATATCTGCGAGGCGATCCTTTGTTTGAGAAAGTGGAGGCTTAAATTTGTTACAGATTGCGCATATGATGCGGACATAATCCGTTAAATACGGTAATTGACTTGTTGGTAGTACATTATTTAGAATCTGCCATTGTTTGATTCTAGCATTGGCAGATTCTACAACCCAACGTATTTTTGTCACAAGTCTACTTTCGTTAGCGTCTTCTGTTGTGTGTTGTGTTTTTCCTTTCTCTAAAAAAGAAGGCATTTTAGCTTCAATTCCGATGTCTTTAAGCACTCCTAAAGAATCTTTAAAACCTCTGTCAACGACGAAAACATCGCCACGCCTAACCCATGTTTTCATTTCTTCAACATTTTGCTCTAATATACTGTTCAAAATGTTCGCATCATTATTTTTACCATTCGCCAAATATGGACCAAGTACTGATACTATGTATCCAGATGTCATTGGTTTGACAAGTGGTCTTTTCTTGTGTACACTGTATGTTTTGCGCTGGAATTTGAGATAAGAACTTTTGTGTATATACACGTACGTTCCGTCTAAACCAAGGATCGCCGGCGGGCTACATTCATTTTGACCTAATAAAGAAACTGCTAATGGTCGTGTGTGCTTTTCAATTACATCACTCCTGCTAATGTGTGAAAACCCGATGTACAAAGGGGCAACGTTTTTAGCCAGTTGCTTCCGGATTGAGGTTACAGACCTACGTATTTGTGATTTTGACAGGTTGTATAGAGTACTTATTATTCTGTTGGAAAGACCAGTCTTAATTTTGGTGAGAAAGATAGCAAGGGTGGTGCGAATACTTTTTTTCCCAGAAACCTTACTTTTATTTACGTACTGGACCATTTCATCGAAATCAGGTTTGATAAGACCTGTTAGATTGAGATATTCATCACTCGATAATGAGTCGTCATCAAAGcagagttttttttctttattttccgtTGCGATTTTGCGTATATTTTCAATCAAATCAATCAGTTCTGAACTCGATAGATTAGTTCTGTTTCGAACATTTCCATTTCCTTTTACATTCGTGATACTACTTGCAGTAAACATGTTTTCAATTAAATGACGTGGACAGCATCTTGCGCCATTTGAAAGAAGCACCCCTGTTTCAACAAATAATTGATTCCTAGCAAAACTTTTCACTCTCATAAGTTTTGGGCCTGGCTTTTCGCAAATAAAACACCTGGAATGTGTGTACCCAGTGCTCTTTAATGGAAGtgaaataatgtcattttcaGATTCAATTCGTGCCATTTTTGACGGATTATTCTCCATAGTATTGATGGCATCAACCGATTCAAGCGGTGTTGGACTTGGGGTCGGCTTAACATTGTTGCGGTGTTTGAAGTAGAATTTCTGTCTGCATTTTCTGCATGTAACATCTGTTGTGTCAGATTGGAGATAAATAAGGAATGTTTTTTCCAAGAACTTTCTGAAATCTGTATTTGATTCTCCATTTATCGGAATACGGTCCTTGGGTTTGCACCTCTTATTGCAAAGTAAACATCGTCTATAGTAATCCATTGTTTCAGTCGCGCTAGAAAAAAGATATAAGATTCCTTTATCATTCTAGGTTTTTAGCACGGGTAAAAAATATGAccagacaagtaaaaaaaaaaggttttcaacataaaatatttttaactgaaaaaaaatggtgaaatataaATCCACTATGGTATTTCAAAGGGGCAAATATTTCTCTACATAATTTTCAGTTTGGATGGATTTCGGATgaaaactttttgttttcttatctgtctgtcatatttttgttttattctaggTCCGATACTTATGCCTTTGTTATTTTAGCTCATTACTTTTCATATCCGAACCACATTACCTgatgaaagtacatcaaaatacttttaagaaTTACATCCAATCTGATGGAGAGTATGGGTTGTAAAAAATATGATTCAAATCTTGTCACATTGCGGCTATAAGGGAGTTGATACAGAGGTTCCGACTAAACAGTATTAAACACATGCAGGTACTcgtcacggtgaggatgcgtacaccggatattgccaccaagtgataaggtattttccgaaaacgtgattatttttcgtcaacaaggtaagtaaaatcccgatttactattgtattatactactacatAAGAAAAGAtcattacttttcataactagatactaTGTATATGctttcacaagcgtaaaatgggtcaatcttaagtagaaatgctaaaatttttgataaaatgacaagtttatcatttgataaatgcatgccgtaaaaACATTTGTCCCGATACCATAACATGTTTGCATTGTGgggaaaatctgaatcgtacgatttatttagtcacatacaaagaaaaaatgtgcaaaatttcagctttgtaaatgttcaaattgcggagaaatcggtgataaatgagcgtcgatggtgtactgtgtattgagttttcaaagtaatatttgtactgtgtattgcagtttggtgtactgagtattgatattgaaaaacgtgcatgttttcagcatttatggtcatAAGATAGACGAGGCATGTAGTTCTATTGGCCTCAATGatggaatgtctttttctgtttgcagatgaaattagacttcacagcgaaaataacaagcaccagtttgaacactgttattacaacttacaattacagcgaTATGCCAATAtcactccgagaaactgtctaaagactagccaCTGCCGAGTAAAGACCCAGCCACAAGTTCAGCCGTGAATTTAAGTTTTATAGTAATggaacacaggatatgatgacaagtgtggaaaaggtctcaccttataagaagagcaaacatgaaaatatgttatcctttcgctttcatactacaaagagacataaaccttggtcaatagacgaccttcatcgattatggtgtcaatagttcaaaggtcaatatggtagcggctttgaacttttaaagttgTTCCTCCTCAATAATCCTAGACACATTTAACGTAAAACCATcgaactagtttcacttgaaattttcttaaataatgtagTCAAAGCTATTTATATTGGTTTAAATGCATTGTTCTTAAAGGTAATTagctcaccacttgcttcatacgaaacaaaatgggtgtcatatgcactgagcaatttgtGTTAAAAGTAGGAgaaacagtgccatgtgttattcTTGAAAGTATTTTGCACACTTTatttgcaagatatatgtcatttctatgcaaacaatTCGTTATCACTTTTATGTGACCAACTTCCCTGTTGaccaaaattgtatatttattgtcaaggtcaacttcgaACTATAAAAACGATCGGGAACTCACTTGAAGAtgatttcgatttttttcatgtattcaaactgttgaatgtcaagtgtttatgatctttggtttaaacatatatttttattttcaacaatatacataattatatttatatactaacgttacaagtacagttggtggaaaggattagaacgaaaaacaaatcttatagagttcttctaccATCTGATTATTATCTttgctattttatgaatttgtgtttacgtttcaagtttgtttaataaatatttcaatgtacatgactttttttactttatcaaagtaaaacatttacaatattacttggtgttaaaataaatctgtcacaacggaacctatttcagtatcaatgcccaatcttatgtggaagtaatgtacactcatcacatttatgcagtaactagctgcttcttttaatgtcaataagtattcGTCTGTCTTGCATTTCTCTTTTctcttaatttagcgtcagaaatgcggtctctgttatgcaagaagttgtataattgtaaaatcagTGGAAGAGTTATAAGCCTGCTCTTCAAAACAGCTTGTAGTCTTCACTATACCTCGtattaaccaagttgtcgatgaaaacattttgcgacgtcaagaaatataggaaactataaaatcGAAGAAAACATTTCTTGGCAACTAAACTGATTAAAGGCTATTTATGCATCcatctattttgtcacattcttcATAGACTGTATAACAATACTCCCTGAAAACCCTGTCTATGGAATTGCATtctgtgtaacattgaaagttccatgtacaccgccgtgtatgtgtctctagattatatttttgtactggtagcatgtgtaaatgatgAGTTCTGCTAGATGGCGAGGTAGGTAGCATACACTTCCACtgccgtcaatgaacaggctacTCACCATTTGTccaaatcaaaggtttctttctgttgcaaattggtcccttttgtaagtgggttcctttttgaaacaagtatgttgatattttctgaattaacagtttttttctgctttttttctctgcatatgtctggtgcaatcttgtaatttatttttttgctgttttGGCCGTTAGCGTACTATAATATTCTCGTCATttgggtggtgttcaacaaaatgacatacaatggccttaaattcgttcgtcgagccagccataaacacacataaacaagttgGATCTGCaaggaaaaaaatcacaatatagtatttattagtagGACCGGACTTTCTGCTAGATATTGAGAGTAAGTCTTAGTGGCATCCCaatgcaaaattataaaaaaatacctttaactgtttttgagatatttcgtgtaaaatcaacttaaaatcaatgctcaatggaagaatagaaaatatatatacatttacaactgcTAAACGTAACAAAACACCCGCTGTTGCACTATGGTGACTGAGAGttacgtttagagcttattacatgaattacaacagagtaaacgctacaaatatcaatgtaaaacatcacgtatcttcagggctgaagaaaatactgttttgtactttagaaaggaaatgataatgtacattttgtaagattaattgtataaaactcagcgataatgtaaacaatacacagtacagtaaaatttgatacaagtcaatactcagtacatatatttgcaatacacagtacaccatcgacgctcatttatcatcgatttctccgtcatttgaacatttacaaagctgaaattttgcacatattttctttgtatgtaactaaataaatcatacgattcagaattattatcacaagacaataagtgacgataGCGGGTGAAATGTGTCCCCGACCTgcatttatcagatgataaagatgccattttatcacaaattttagcatttccTCATAAGATTGACTAATTTTACGCTTGTGaaagcatatacacagtatctagttattaaaaaaatgatcttttcttctatagaagtataatacaatagtaaataggtgttttacttaccttgttgacgaaaaataaacacgttttcggaaaataccttatcattaaatggcaatatccggtgtacgcatcctcaccgtgctCGTACGAGTAGAGATATTCTTTATGTTTAAAAGTGTTAAGgctctttaaaaaataaaaacatcacaaTTTTTATATAAACTTGACGTACACGAACACATTAGATCTGTGTATAAAACCTAAAAACTTGTAGTTTTATCGACTAAAGGGTTACTATATATCTGACTTCTTTTGCAGACGTTTCTTCATGTATATAGATTAACTACACATGCGCGGACACATACGAAATCGCACATTTTTTTGATACACATTTAAAATGTGtcggaaaaaaaatgttgtatttaataaagggaggtaatttctgttataattctaatatgtttttattaaatactattgtaaaaaaaattaaactaatCAAAACCTgtttacttttacaaaaataaataaaatgagaaaatctggaagaattttgaaataatttaaaaccgTTCGGTTTGTGTTGAACGTCTTGAATATATAGAGTTATATTTCCGTTAAATGTAATAAACTCTTCGTTTTTCGTTATGAAAAATGCTTGTACGTCTCTCTCAGACAGAGAGAGATCAGACATAACCATGTAGCTATGCATATGTCTACTTGGTATTGTTGACACAAGTACACTCTAGGTGTGTATTTAGCTTATAGACGGTTGGATAGTGCggaaaatatttgtttgcaaCGTGGGTTTATATTTTACGCTATAAGTACTTATAAATTAAAGTAGATATAATTAACATACACAGTTAATTACGTGATTcatttttataatgatatgaacataGGATAATGTTGATTTTCGATAAATTAACCATGAAAATTCATAACATAAGTGACAAGTTTCCTGCTTTTAAATTTGCAGACGATTTGTCCGCACAGTTGCATGATGTCAATTCGCTTTTCGTTAAAGACAATTATAAttgatattataattatatttattgtcGCTTAACTACAATGTATCCAGTGCGCATGTTCATTCTTCTGTCCATCATTTGGAAACaattatagataaataaatatatcaatcaACTAAAGAATTGGACATTCTTGTGAAAGTCTGTAATGAAAAATAAGCTAAAACATCTAGTTGTAATAATTGCCCGGTTA
This window of the Mercenaria mercenaria strain notata unplaced genomic scaffold, MADL_Memer_1 contig_1472, whole genome shotgun sequence genome carries:
- the LOC128551660 gene encoding uncharacterized protein LOC128551660 translates to MDYYRRCLLCNKRCKPKDRIPINGESNTDFRKFLEKTFLIYLQSDTTDVTCRKCRQKFYFKHRNNVKPTPSPTPLESVDAINTMENNPSKMARIESENDIISLPLKSTGYTHSRCFICEKPGPKLMRVKSFARNQLFVETGVLLSNGARCCPRHLIENMFTASSITNVKGNGNVRNRTNLSSSELIDLIENIRKIATENKEKKLCFDDDSLSSDEYLNLTGLIKPDFDEMVQYVNKSKVSGKKSIRTTLAIFLTKIKTGLSNRIISTLYNLSKSQIRRSVTSIRKQLAKNVAPLYIGFSHISRSDVIEKHTRPLAVSLLGQNECSPPAILGLDGTYVYIHKSSYLKFQRKTYSVHKKRPLVKPMTSGYIVSVLGPYLANGKNNDANILNSILEQNVEEMKTWVRRGDVFVVDRGFKDSLGVLKDIGIEAKMPSFLEKGKTQHTTEDANESRLVTKIRWVVESANARIKQWQILNNVLPTSQLPYLTDYVRIICAICNKFKPPLSQTKDRLADIELGTKMFEIAKRKNELQNTVEEKLQSRTKQKWREVTESAVIDFPKLSEEQVRGITLGLYTVKLAKSYTAEHMSDDTYALSVCSDVPGILQARLQSRHTSAVKYKCWIGYYSKKISSWYCKCKAGARAVGSCAHVASVVWYLGTSRYLSNKWPTGWDNFVSDASKQEE